DNA sequence from the Fragaria vesca subsp. vesca unplaced genomic scaffold, FraVesHawaii_1.0 scf0513018, whole genome shotgun sequence genome:
ACGAAACTGAGTGATTAGAAATATGATTATGtaaataattttgttaaattttgttcaaaataaCCAAATCATTATGTTTCGATCATGTGTGCTTTTGAGTGGATTAAGAAACTAGTACTAATTAAAATATTGCAAGAGTGTAATAGCCTAGGTTTGAGGTGATAACTGTAATTTAGTAGGTGATAACTTAATTAGATGATCCGCAAGATTGATCTATATGGTGTACACATCAACATGTTTGTCTTCCCACATCAATCAGTTTGGTGCTGTTAGTTTTCACTCGTCTTTGGTTCACCATATGTGTTGTCCAGGTTCCTAACACTCGCTACAAGTCTACAATAGGACCGCAGATAGCTAGCTAACTTATTATGCtaatttcttcttaatttcttcaaatATTTCGATCCTACGTATAGAAACGACTCAAACGAGTACGTGGGCTCTTCCTCGTTATTCTATAAATAATCAACCTCTTCATCCTCAGTCCTAGCTAGGAATTCAACACTTTGTTGCTCACAACACCCTCAGAttccaactctctctctctctctctctctctctctctctctctctctctctctctctctctctctctctctctgagaaATGCCTGAAGATGCAATATTAGAAGACGCTGCAGATCGTACAGAAAGCCATGATtgtcaagaagaagaagctcatcATCGACAACTCAAAACCAAGAAACTTTCATGGCAAAAGTTACGTAGATTTGACTCCTTGGACATCGAGTCACGCAGTGTCAACGGTCACCACGGCCATAGCTCCACGGTCGGTTCTTATTATCATGTTCATAAGTAAACTTGTTATTGTCTTTGTATGCTTACATTTGAGCTTTACATATTATTACCTAGCCGAGCCTTCGATTATCAAGACAAATTAAGTACCAGAACTATAACAACTTGGAAATTTTGATGgaattgttttcatttgtatCCAGGATGCAAGTTGGTCTGTAATCTTGCAACTAGCATTTCAGAGCATTGGAATAGTCTATGGAGACATTGGTACATCACCTCTATATGTGTATGCGAGTACCTTCAGCAAAGGCATCAAGGACACAGATGATATTTTGGGTGTTCTTTCTTTGATCATATACACCATCACCTTAATCCCCTTGATCAAATACGTTTTCATCGTCCTCCAAGCTAACGATAATGGCGACGGTAAGATCTAGCTCCTCCtgcaaacaaaatatattaacCAACGTACtgttatatattcatatactATTTCAAGTTTCTCTTAGGGAAAGAATCAAAGGTTTACTCTTTTAGTGATTGCTATATAACGAGGGATATAATCTAAGCTTCGattaatgaagaaaacaaCGAGTTTCAACATCAGTTTTAATTTGGCCAATTATACTTCCCATCTGATAACACAACCTAGATATGTTGGTGCATATCTTGTACTACTGATGCGCGTTTGAATAGAAATATATATCCAGTGCCACTAGCAGCCGGAATTGTGTTCATACAACTCGCTTGGTACTATATATAATAACACTTTTCTACAATGATTTAGATAGAAATATTGTCAGATTTATCTTCCATTTTCCAAGCACGACCAAAAGTCCAATTTGATGTATCAGATATTCAATTAAAGTGTCCAAAAGTCCAAAGGTAAAGACAAAGACTTAAGAAAACACCTCACTGGGAACCAACAATTAATATTGGTCGAGGCAAAAACTGGGGAGAAACTTATCTATCATCAGGTTCAATTGGCAAGCTAGTCATTTCATCATGTATGAAGCAATATTCATTCGAAATACATAACATTATTTACTCATGTTTTTCATGTTGATATTATTCTTAAAAagttagttttgattttttactCAAGTTTCACATGTTGAGATCATCTTTACGAtgttaaatttgattttggtagGAGGGACGTTTGCACTGTACTCTCTGTTGTGTCGATATGCCAAGGTTAGTTTAACTCCGAGTCAACAAGCTGAAGACCGCGATGTTTCAAATTTCCAACTTGAGTTGCCTAGCAAACGTCTAAGGAGGGCATCAAAGCTTAAATCAAAACTAGAGAACAGCAAGTTTGCCAAATACTTTTTACTCTTTGCCACCATGCTTGGTACTTCTATGGTTATTGGTGATGGTGTCCTCACTCCTTGCATCTCAGGTAATCTATTAATCAGAACCAGGCCTTTATGAAATCTTGTTTCACTTCCAATTTTCGAGAATTTCTTTAGTGGAGTGATAATGAACATCTCCTCAGTCTCTTCATCAGATATCTTCACTATATTGTTTGTTATATACTTCTCTATGACATCAGCATGTTATTTAAGGTCGTCTCACTTAAAAGACTCTTGATCAAGAATATCATTTTGCCTAAATCTATAATCGTTATAACATGCATATTTTATATTCCGATTTCATGACAGTTCTATCGGCTGTTGGAGGGATAAAACAAGCTACATCTGCTATGACAGACGGTACAAGTGCTTGCCTTATTTAGTTTCAAGTTGAAATCATAATTCATCAATATATGCGTCATTTGGATTTGCATAATTCTTGACAAGTAGTTAATTTGTggctttttttctcttgtttacaGATATGATTGTATGGATATCAGTATGCATCTTGGTTTGCCTATTCATGGCTCAAAGATTTGGAACTGACAAAGTTGGCTACAGTTTTGCACCAAttatttgtgtttggtttaCCCTCATTGGTGGCATTGGCGTGTACAATTTCTTCAAATACGATCCAACAGTTTTAAAAGCTCTAAATCCACAATACATAGTCGATTACTTCAAGAGAAACAAAGGAGATGCTTGGATTTCCCTTGGTGGCATTGTCCTTGCCATTACAGGTTTTATTAATTTACTTCCTCAATTATTTTTCACGTAacaacttttatatatatatatatatagtaataaAGATACATGTGAATAAGATGGTGATTTATTCATAAAATGCAGGAACTGAAGCTCTGTTTGCCGATGTTGGCCACTTCACAGTTCGATCCATTCAGATTAGTATGTGCTCAGTGACTTACCCAGCTCTCCTGCTCGCATACACAGGACAAGCCTCTTTTCTTCGCGAGCACAAGAGCCTAGTTTCAGACACGTTCTTTGAGTCCATACCAAGTAAATTTATGCTCTTACCTCAATGATCATAAACATCTAATTGACTAAGATGTGACTAGCTAACATACGATCGAATTATGTTGTGCATATGCAGAACCTTTGTATTGGCCTATGTTTGGAGTTGCTGTAATGGCATCAATCATAGCCAGTCAAGCTATGATTTCAGGTACGTTCTCAATCATCCAACAATCCCTTTCACTAGGGTGTTTCCCTCGTGTGAAAATTGTGCACACATCGACCAAGTATGAAGGACAAGTTTACATTCCGGAGGTCAACTACCTTCTGATGTTGGCTTGTGTTGGAGTGACCTTGGTTTTCAGAAGCACCACAAAGATTGGAAATGCATACGGTAAGTGAACATATACGTTCCATTTAAGATAATCTTCCACTGATATATTAATTAGTCtgaaactaattaaagaatTTATGAATTCATTACAGGCATAGCAGTTGTATTTGTAATGACGCTTACATCGGCCTTCCTGGTGTTAATCATGATTATGATTTGGAAAACCCATATACTTCTCATCATTTCATATGTTCTTGTCATCGGAAGCGTGGAGCTCATGTACTTAAGTTCGGTGCTCTACAAGTTTGATCAAGGTGGATATCTTCCTCTCGGATTTGCGCTTTTATTGATGCTCATAATGTTTGTGTGGAACGATGTTCATCGAAGAAAGTACTACTACGAGCTCGATCACAAAATTTCCCCAGAAAAGCTCAGGCAACTTGCTGTGGACAAAAACTTCTGCCGCATGCCTGGCCTCGCCATGTTCTACTCAGAACTCGTTCAAGGAATTCCTCCAATCTTCAATCATTACGCGGAGAATGTGCCTGCTTTGCACTCAGTCTTGGTTTTTGTCTCCATCAAATCGTTACCAATAAGCAAGGTTCCTATGGAGGAGCGTTTTCTTTTCCGCAGAGTGGAGCCTAGGGAGCTTAACGTGTTCCGATGTGTCGCTAGATATGGGTACACAGATGTTCGAAATGAGAATGAACCCTTTGAAGGATTGCTGgtagaaaaattgaaagacTTCATAAGGGATGACTTTTGGCAATCTCAAACAACTATGCACAAAACAAATGgagagaaattgaaaaaagaagtttcTGCTGAGTTATTAGGTGATGATCATGAGCTGGATAATGGAAATGGTCATCAAGAGAATGAGAGCGAGAACGAGGATGTAAAGCAAGtattggatgatgatgaagatcaaaagaaacaacaagatGATGTGTTGGGGACAGAGATTGACGCAATTGACAAAGCGTGGCGCCGGGGAGTGGTGCACCTAATTGGCGAGAATGAAGTGACGTCTGCTAAAGGAGCTGGGTTAGCAAAAAGGATCTTGATTGATTATGCTTACAATTTCTTGACGAGAAATCTGAGACAAAGTGAAAAAGTGTTTGATATTCCTCACAAGCGCATGTTAAAAGTGGGCATGACTTACGAACTATAGTTCGATCTACACGCAGAAAGGCTTTGAAGGTGGATGGATGTGTACAAGTCTTTAAGATTCATGTACAACTTAAGATTAGTGTAGCTAAATAGATGATTGAGTAACTATCTAGTGCTCGATCAAATATATAGGAAGGTTctattaataaaattgataaattctGATCAGGTTAAGGTTTGCGCTCAGAAGCCTTAGATATATAGTATTGAGGTAATGTAATTagtatataaaatatatagatgTTGCTCTGCCGATGCATTTTGCAGAGAATTATATGTTTATTAGGACTCTCCTAATTAAACTCCGTACAAAGATGTGTGCAAGGTGCTGgacttgtatatatgtatgttcttAACTAATTCATCTCatccttttgagttttgacatgAAACCACTACAAGCCGGAAAGTATAATGATCCAAAtagacaaaatatatatgccgGCACGTGTAGAATTGGGAACTCTGCTAGGTGTCACATGAACAACTCATAAAGCACGCATGCCTATGTCAGATTTAGGGTTCTTATTTGGCAGATTCCATTACTGGGCTCTTGTTTATCATTTTCTCCAGGACACACACAAACACTCACGTTCCTATATGTACTAatatatactagaattttccctCATTACAGTACTCTTCATCTTGTAAAAGAAAGAGGTTGTGATAAagtgaaaatcaagaaatgcaTTATCAAGCAACTAATTGATTCCTGACGGTAGCTTTAGGTTTCCAGATCCATCATTTCATTGTCTCAGACTCTCAGTtaagtatattttttttctttcttttatttgtagCTATCGAAATAGCTGAGATGCATGGTTTTATCATATATCAAGatggaaaatatataagtaaaGTATTTGATATGAGAGAAACCTTagaattaataatatttcagtACCAGTCTCTCCTCTTTTGTCTCATCTGCGAAGAATGAAGGCATAAACATcgaaagaatttgaaataatattagaGCTAGCTAGTCATATATGCATCCTCACTTGTGGGAAGATGATCCAAGTTCACTTCATTTGAATCATTTTAAAACTACTTAAATCGTCGGCATGATCGAGACCTGATGGGGTTTTAACGACAAAATTAACCATGCATGGAAGGTTGAGCCATATAAGGTCCCGGATgtaaaaacacacacacatatatatatagctgtcTTTAACTAGGGTTAAATTATATATCAAGGTAAACCCTAAGCTTAGAAAGTAATTTACAAAGTACCCTACCCTCTTCACAGTAAAAGATATAAAATAAGGAATGGACCGTGGTTAGAAAACGAAGAGAAAGCAACTATGAACTATCAAGACGCACATCAATATCGGCTGCATAATAAATCAGCTCGATCAACTGgctccttttatttttcacatAAATTTGGGGTTTTGTCAGGAAGTAAGGTCGAGCTAGCCCCAAGTTTGTAGTCTGCGCCGTCTGTGTTGATTGTCTCTAGCAATTGGCTAGATGTAAAAGAGTTACAGAACAGATCGATCGATGAAATTAAATCGATATGCAGTACCAGGCTAGGATAATATATACACACTAATGAAGATCAAGATCCTACAGTTTCCACCAAATTAAGAAACAAGAATAACCTAAATCGATCTGATACATTACAAAAGTAAGTACGCAGCGAGCTTTTTTATGCTGTAGCAAGCTGAAATACTGATGAAATTTAGTAACAGAAGAGAAccataaaatgaaagaatgaatTTCGATCTCATGTAATATTTTCACTGTCAGATCGATCTCATTCACACCATATAGGAATGACCAACGACTTTTGATCTCAAGATCTGAAAGTTGTCGAGGAATTAACTTATGGTATATATAATGCTGCAGCataaaattcaacaaaatcaacacacaGCAGTTGATCTAATATGTAGATCAACCGTACCGTTGGAATAATGTGTGTTCCTGAAGTAGACTACATATATACTCGATCATATaaaagaaacccaaaccctaatAGCAGTTTACACTAGGAAATTCCAACAATGAATTAATTAGTAAATCATTTCTGCTCACCACACTGTTACACATGAGCTATATATAGTATAGTTAGCATCAGTGGCGTAGCCAAAAACTACAAGTATAAGGgtcaaaaatttaaacaataatgccacataaaataaaaatataattttttatgaataatataaaaaattataaatcattagaataccgaaaataaaataacaaatctcaATCACAATAATTACAAGTATAATCTTCTAAAGCATCCATAATtgcaagtttttaattatgaaggTTGTCGACGAcatgaaaaaaattactgaaggacaacaaaaaagaatacgCAAAAAAACGATTAAAACTGTTTATAGAGGTATAcgagaaatcaatcacaataatttattgattaggaaaatattaatttaaaagacaaaaaagaagttaaaCTAGGAATCTGTTTTAATTGTTATATATTAAAGGGGGAAGCAATCAATCATTTATTAGGATTAtgaatctttaaaaaaaaataaagaaacccACACGTGATAGGAGTTATTTTCTCGATAAACACACATGATAGGAGTTAAACACTACTAattgttgtaattaatattttttgtcaaACTCTTTCTCTTATTGGTTAAATTTTAGAATGGTCAAATTTAGTGCCAGCATCATATatccataaaaaaaactgaCCAATCATATAACACTATGACCTAATCTAATATATGAGGGACGTCAGCTGACTTCTCTCGTCCCTCTAGCTACGCCGCTAGCTAGCATGCCTATATGGTTCAAATATAGACAGGGTTGTATCTCTTTTGTTGGCTGAAGTGTTAATTAGCTCCATGagctaagttttttttttttttcaaactttCTTTATTATAAACTCACGCACAATATATACGTCAGTGATGTTTGAATCCATGATCTTAACATTGTTGATTAGACTACCTAACCAACCAAGTCACAGCTCACCAACatgatcaaacatatatatatatatatataatgaaacttaaaaagtaataatttttgttctgtaattcttttatagttttcttttggagGATTAGGCGAGTGTTCCGGAGAAGGAGCATATGAAGGTTGAGATCAAAGTAAACTGAAatagattatatataattcatctttGGGGAGTAGCTATAAACACCATAACCAAAGGGCGAAAACCCTAATGGCATGGCTGCCGCACTTGGCAAATTATCTAAAGTTATCAGTATGGTTTCGTCCCCATGTATATAAGCGACAATTATCACCATTCACTACTACCTCTTGGATTCAGGACGCACTTGAAAAGGAAAGATTAGCAAGATTTCAGAGAACAATAAAGTTAAATTAGCGAGCAAATGcgcaatatatatagttaaccTGTACAATAAGTACCGTACCGTATTTCATAGACAAAATCCAGATAGAAAACAaggacatatatatagctcacCATATATATCTGTATATCTCACACAACCACCTAAAAGAAAAGATCagactctctttttttcttttcttttgggtctCGGACGCCAATTCCTTATATTAATTTGTAAAGACAAAAGGATTAGCTCCAACATGTTTACATGATTATTGAGCTAGTAACAGTCAATCAAAGAAGTAATTAAAACACACCAGACGAAAAGAACAGGATTCATAGCCTAAAATCAAACCCAGCCACGGTCTTGTAATAAGACATACAAATTTGATcttaaattaattaagtatattaGCTTCATACCAGTCAGAATCGCCGAGGGATTGAGCTATTACCCCTTTCAATATTCATCATATTGAACTTCATTAATGGAGTAGAACTGGAAGTGGTACTTGCTCTTGTCGGTGACACCTCCACCACTTCGTTCCTTTGATCTTCACCTCCGCTGTTGGCTTTGCTCTGCTGAGCCTTCTCCCCCTCCAATTCCCTGAACCTATGCAAGTACCTCTTCAGCGGCTCCGAGTAGTCGTCGAACCCCAGCGTGGATAAGGCCCAGCAAATGTCGTCGCCGTTCAccgtcttcctcttctccttgTGACACTTATCTGAGGCTTCTCCGGTCACAAAGCTAATGAACTCGGAGACGCACTCTTGCATGGTTTCCTTGGCCTCTTTGGAGATTTTCGCATTTGGGGGAAGGATTTGCTTCATGATTCGACCGACGTTTGCTATAGGAAGCAGTCGATCTTGCTCCTTGATCATATCATCGTGATGGTCACGATCTCCTGAGAAATTGTAGTTAAACCCTTCTCTGGAGTCTGAACTAATAATactgttgctgttgttgccTCTGTTATCTACCATCTCCCCCTAAGAAATATGTTCTTGATCCTCTTAAACACAGACACGTTGCTCCTCTCAGTTTGCTGGTTTATATAGAAGCTTAGATCGATGTgtctatatgtatgtatatatgtgtgtatagcCCCATGGAAAAGTTCTGCAATATGACAAATACCCCGGTCAGCGCACAGGCAAATCTCcaagtttcatttcttttctttttttgatttgtagttATATTCCAAGCTTGCTACAATCAGATTTTACCTTCTGAATAATGGATTTTACTCTCTTAAACGGATTAACTATTTTAGAAGAACAATGTATCTAAACTAAACCCAAGCAGCGCGCTATAcatgaaattagggttttctattttaaaagagaaaactaATTAATCTTACGTGAAATTAGGATTTTACTGTCTGATTACAAGTAGAAGAAGtagaatttaaaattaaataattcgTAGAACAATGAGGATCTACATCCcaattaaagagaaaaattaaagagttAAAAAACTCAAACTCATCAATTATGGAGAAAATGGTCCCCTGCTGCTTGGTCATAGATCTGATTAAAGCAAGCTCTTAAGTATAGGATTAAGAATTAATTACTTTAATAATGCTGTGAGTTTGAGCTGGTGGACTAAAGCTGGGCACGTGTTTTTAAACCTAAAAACCCCTAAAAAGAATGGACTAATAAATTAGTTGTATACTGAAAACCCTAGTGTTTGATTACCTGCTTCCTTCTCCATAATTAAGTTCGTAAATCGTAATAACATATGATTAACTTTGTAGAGAAAAACATGGTACTCTTTTAGAGAAAATTCTAGTAACTTTGTTAAAGTGACAGCGAGGTCCAGAAATTCTGGATTGGTTTTGATTATGAATAACTTTCTTTGATGATTCGTTATTGCCGGAAACCTGATTACAAAACCACGATGACATATAATTGGTGGCTTTCCATAGGGTAGCCTCGTGGCAGTTCATAAGTTCATGGTAGTTGATCTAGCTCGACCTTAGTGTTGAGAGCCATGGAAACAATGACTAAGTTTGCTAGTTTGATTTGCTTGGTGCAAATTGATTTACAGGTCCTAATCTTGTTTATCATGCCTAATTGCGGAACCTCCCATACCCACCTTGTGAAAATGACTCTTggttaatcattttttttgaaattcttGGTTAATCATAATTGTGAGGAACTAGTCACCTAGCTGTTTTCTACTTACCGTACCTAAAACtaatttttcttaatcatATATGCAACCTAACCATGATTAGATGTGCTTGATTGAACATCTCAGATATATACAACTAATTAACTATCTCACAAATATTCAAACAGTAatttgagaaataaaattacaaaaataaagaccgacgacaaaaacaaaaaatgtatTTGAATCATTCGATGTTATTTGCGAGAAACTGAGTGGATAGTAGATATTATTCTTAATCGTGCGATGTGTTGACTCTTTATTATCTCAGACACAATTTGATTATCTATTTAGTTGTACTCGAGATtgtttgaaaaagaaacaagccaGAAAAAAGTAACATGTTATGATGACGAGAAAAGATAACAGAGTTGTGCAATATTCGTTGTGCGCGTAGGCCGTTGctttatatataatgaaatcaGATTCGTTTCTTTAAATCAGTATAGATTCTACAGCGATTATTGAGAAGTAAGTGGATGATATATGTATAGTCATTATTGGACTTTGTTTTTAtcaatgtttcaaaaaaaaaacttctcaTCAACAaatcatgaagaagaaacatGTATAACTTCTCATATGTACTTCATCAAGTTGTTATAATAAACTAGGTTAATAGTAGTATCTGAGCCTATGAATGGAAAAACATGTGCAAACGACAGCACTACAAAACCGTTGATCAATGCAttagtttcttaatttgatggTCAGTTCATAGTCCAATTAAAGTCAGAGGGTACTCGATTATGTTAGATTAATATGCAAATTGGGAATGCATGCGTATGCAGATATATACGTTAGTCTTAGTATCAAAATGAgggagaaaacaaaaacttcatCGATGGAAGGGCAACAAACTTGCCACATTGGGGCAGTTTATATTTGTATTATTGAAACGACACATAGAGAACATGGCAAACAGCTAAAACAAATGGCATTATGGTACGTACAATGGAATTAAACTAGCTAACGATAGTTAGGGTTTATACGTATAGTTGATCGATGATCGAAACCGTCgtgcttcttctacttcttcttcttcgggTTCTTTCACTTAGACTAAAGTCGTGAGGAAATACATTACACAATTGGACGGTTATAACGAAAAGGAAATTGAATTTGGAACGCTTTGACAGATTCGTTAAGTTCCTCTCTGCGAAAATTTAACTAACAATATTGTCAAAGAATATATCCCATCCGCGGCCAATATTATACATCCACCACACCTTttaagtctctctctctctctctctctctatatatatatatatatatgatgaatatGTATGTTCCAATATTTTGcatcttcttttcttatatttacCGTACGATTTTCTTGATCGATCAGTTTGAAAACTACTGTTTAGAGCATCAGATAACAAGTAATTAAGATTTTTATGGTCCTTGTTCAATGAACAGATACCTGCTTAAACATAAGTAGAAGTCGACCTAGATAAATAGGAATTTAGGAAAACTACTTGAAAAGACAAActttatatatgcaattaaATACACGTTTGAGACTACATTACCTCTTTATTTTCTAAGACTGTACTGGACTTATGTGGGGTGTCTTAAGTTGTACTAATATTAACTCATGTTTGGTGTTACATGAGATTAGATGAtagtttgtttgatttataGTTTAGAATGATGGTGCTATTTAAGGATGACATATTTGAGTACACACAATAACACCACCTAAGAATGCCAAAATGAAACCAAGATGTTAcgtaagctcatttattttagtatCCAGTGATACCAAACACAGTACTAACTAAATTGGACTCCTTATTTAACACTGTCTCATTTAGtcccaacaaacaaacatgtatGGTATTCGATCTAGAGTACAAACAACCTGGTTTCTATGCTCTTAATTATTAGTCTTACTAGCTTTTTACCCGTGCATTTGTAGGGCTCACCATATTATTTAATAATGCAATTATACAACCCACTGCccacttttttctctttaattatctgtttttgttatttactatagtaactttttttcttaatagCCTGAATCAACTTAATAAGAGTAGTATTGGCGAAGcataatttgatgaattttctaCGTGCTGgctttatagtagtagagatatATCCATATGGATAATGTGTATTACTGAAGCTAGTAGATAATATCGATCAATGACCATTTAGctcaaatatataaaacacacacatatatatatatattcaacaaAGATGATAATATATAATGAACAGAGGGGCACACAATTTTCTCATATTCATGTTTCGACGTTcttgtacgtacgtacgtaagtGCACTCATATACGTACCGTGCATATGTTGATACAACATATATCTTTAACGAAAATATAACTAAATAAGTCCTAGCGAAAATATACAGAATGAAATTAAGAATATACGTGGGTAGTTCCGGCTCATAGTTTTAATTTGAAGCCAAGTAATGCCTTAGGAAAATTGAAACCCTTGGTCATGACGTATACTTTAGGGCCACAACTTCCCACTTTGGTATAGATTCCCTAGTTTGCTTGCTCCAAGTTGGATGCATCTGAGTTGATCCGATCTAagatttatttgaaaattagggttttggttctGCCTTTACTTTCGGACCAAATTAAGTTAATTCCCTGCAGGGAACTAAACACATCCATgaatatatactttgttttttctttacatATTATATTTGTGCCACTTAAACAAGAGATTAGGGTCCTAATTTGTGAGTTTTGTTTCATGTACGTACACATCAAACCGAACGCACTCGATCACTTTATAGAAGAGCACGTATCAAAGAACATTTGGTGTTCTATTTGCAGTTCATTAATCTAATTGACTTTGCTTAAAGGGGGAATGGTTATAATTATTGAATCTAAAAAGATGACGCACAAAATTATCGGCAATAGAAACTTATTAGATGTCGTACGTTTCCAGCACTAGAGAACTTATTCTATAATTCGAAATCACTGCCGTATGATACTGTCCTGAAGAAGAATACAATAATGTTTATGCACTACGTAGATGGATCgagattgattgattaattgGACCAGCTTGACCTATCTCTAGAGAAGTCCATTAGTAGTATAGTATTATACAATCACTATAATTATGCGCTAATCAAACATATAATATACTCACTTCCATATCGATCCCGCTAGTAACAGCTTAGAGTAGAAATGTGGTACTGTACACTGTCTCATAAGCATGGATGTGAAGCATGTACAATGCCATATGTTGAAgaatcatcatcgtcatcatcatcatctgcatAAATATTTCATCCAAGAAAACAGTCATCTACTAAAATTAAGTATCAGCTACATATATAGAAACTTCTTATCAGAAACAATTTGGGCCTACCATTGGATGGGTTCACCGAAAGCAAGCTGGTTTACAGAACTGAATAGTAGGCCCGttc
Encoded proteins:
- the LOC101310854 gene encoding potassium transporter 5-like, with product MPEDAILEDAADRTESHDCQEEEAHHRQLKTKKLSWQKLRRFDSLDIESRSVNGHHGHSSTDASWSVILQLAFQSIGIVYGDIGTSPLYVYASTFSKGIKDTDDILGVLSLIIYTITLIPLIKYVFIVLQANDNGDGGTFALYSLLCRYAKVSLTPSQQAEDRDVSNFQLELPSKRLRRASKLKSKLENSKFAKYFLLFATMLGTSMVIGDGVLTPCISVLSAVGGIKQATSAMTDDMIVWISVCILVCLFMAQRFGTDKVGYSFAPIICVWFTLIGGIGVYNFFKYDPTVLKALNPQYIVDYFKRNKGDAWISLGGIVLAITGTEALFADVGHFTVRSIQISMCSVTYPALLLAYTGQASFLREHKSLVSDTFFESIPKPLYWPMFGVAVMASIIASQAMISGTFSIIQQSLSLGCFPRVKIVHTSTKYEGQVYIPEVNYLLMLACVGVTLVFRSTTKIGNAYGIAVVFVMTLTSAFLVLIMIMIWKTHILLIISYVLVIGSVELMYLSSVLYKFDQGGYLPLGFALLLMLIMFVWNDVHRRKYYYELDHKISPEKLRQLAVDKNFCRMPGLAMFYSELVQGIPPIFNHYAENVPALHSVLVFVSIKSLPISKVPMEERFLFRRVEPRELNVFRCVARYGYTDVRNENEPFEGLLVEKLKDFIRDDFWQSQTTMHKTNGEKLKKEVSAELLGDDHELDNGNGHQENESENEDVKQVLDDDEDQKKQQDDVLGTEIDAIDKAWRRGVVHLIGENEVTSAKGAGLAKRILIDYAYNFLTRNLRQSEKVFDIPHKRMLKVGMTYEL
- the LOC101303182 gene encoding nuclear transcription factor Y subunit B-5-like; protein product: MVDNRGNNSNSIISSDSREGFNYNFSGDRDHHDDMIKEQDRLLPIANVGRIMKQILPPNAKISKEAKETMQECVSEFISFVTGEASDKCHKEKRKTVNGDDICWALSTLGFDDYSEPLKRYLHRFRELEGEKAQQSKANSGGEDQRNEVVEVSPTRASTTSSSTPLMKFNMMNIERGNSSIPRRF